Genomic window (Streptomyces cadmiisoli):
ACCAGAGCGCCGTCTTCGAGAAGGCCGGACTGCCCTCCGAGCCGGACGACGTCTCCGCCGAGCTGGGCACCTGGGAGAGCTTCTTCGCGGCGGGTGAGCAGCTGAAGAAGCGGATACCGGGGACGTTCATCCTGACCGACGTCGGCAGTGTCTTCGAGATGTCGATCGGCCAGGGAACCGATCGCTTCGTCGACGAGGACCGCAACTTCATCGGCGACCAGGAGCACGTCCGCGCCTGCTGGGACCGTGCCGTGGAGGCCAAGCGGCGCGGGATCGTGTCGGACATCGTGACCGGCACCCCCGACTCGATCGCCGCCACCGTGAAGGGCCGGCTGCCCAGCCAGCTGAACGCCTCGTGGGCGGCCGGCGACCTCAAGCTCCAGTTCCCGAAGACCGAGGGCAGATGGCGGGTGGCGAACTGCCCGGGCGGCCCCTCGAACGTCGGCGGCTCGTTCCTCGCGATCACCAAGGCGTGCCGGGAGCCCGAGCGGGCCTTCGAGATCATCACCTGGATGCTCAGTCCGGAGAACCAGGCGCACGGCTTCGTCGAGGCCGGTCTCTTCCCCTCGACCCCCGCCTCCTACGCGATGAGCAAGCTGCGCGAGCCGGACCCGTTCTTCGGCGACCAGATCACGATGGACGTCTACGGTCCGGCCGCCGAGCAGATCCCGGTCGCCCACAACAGCCCGTACGACATCGCCCTCGGGCAGCCGATCCGGGACGAGATCAAGAACGTCGGCGTCCTCGGCAAGGACCCGGAGAAGGCCTGGAGGGACGCCATGAGCAAGTGCCGGCGCATCGCCGACCACCTGGGGGTGAACCTCTGATGGCCACCGTGCCCGTCGTCGACCGGCCCCCGGCGCCCGTGGCCGAGGCCCCGGTCGTCCACCCGAAGAAGGGGATCCTGAGCCACTGGCGGCTGTACGCCGCGATCTCGCCCTTCTACCTGCTCTTCCTCGCCTTCGGCCTGGTACCGGTCGGCTTCTCGCTGTTCCTGTCCTTCCACCGCTGGGACGGCCTCGGCTCGATGGAGTGGGCGGGCCTGTCGCAGTACAAGTACCTGCTGGCCGACGCCGACTTCTGGAGCTCGATCGGCAACACGCTCATCATCTGGGCGCTGGCCACCTTCCCCATGATCTTCCTGGCGATGGTGACGGCGGTGATGCTCAACTCGGCGGTGCGGTTCAAGAACGTCTACCGCTTCGCGTACTTCCTGCCGAACGTGACCTCGATCGTCGCGGTCGCCATCATCTTCGGCTCGGTCTTCTCCACCAACTTCGGCCTGATGAACGCCCTGTTGCAGGCGGTCGGGCTGGACCAGGTGGCGTGGCTGAACACGCCGTGGGGCATCAAGGTCGCCGTCGCGACGCTGATGACCTGGCAGTGGACCGGCTACAACGCGATCATCTTCCTCGCCGGGCTCCAGACCGTCCCGGGCGAACTGTACGAGGCGGCCCGGATGGACGGCGCCGGTCCCGTGCAGACGTTCTTCCGGATCACGCTGCCGCTGATGCGGCCGGTGCTGCTGTTCGTGCTCGTCGTCTCGACGATCACCGGTCTGCAGAGCTTCGCCGAACCGCAGGTGCTGCTCCAGACCAACACCAACGAGTCGGCCTTCGCGGGCGGCCCGGACCACGCGGGCCGGACGATGGTCCTCTACTTCTTCCAGCAGACCTTCGACAACAACGACTTCGGCTACGGCGCCGCCGTGGCGTGGGGGATCTTCCTCGTCGTCGTCCTCTTCTCGATCATCAACTGGCGCCTGGTGCAGCGCCGGGGCGAAGAATAGGGAGGCCGGTCACCATGGCAACCATCAAGGGTTCCCGACGCCGGGGACTGGCCCTGCACGCGGTCCTCGTCATCGGCCTGTTGATCTCGGCCTTCCCGTTCTACTGGGCCGTGATCATGTCGACGCACACGTCGACGGAGATCTTCTCCTACCCGCCGAAGCTGCTGCCCGGCCCGCATTTCCTGGAGAACGTCCGCAACCTCTTCGACAACATCGACTTCTTCGGGTCGATGTTCAACTCGCTGCTGGTCGCGACCTGCGTGACCGTGCTGGTGCTGTTCTTCGACTCGCTGGCGGCGTTCGTCTTCGCCAAGTTCGAGTTCCCTGGCCGCAATGCGCTGTTCGGGCTGCTCATGGTCATCTTCATGGTGCCGGCGCAGCTGGCGGCCATCCCGCAGTTCGTGATCATGGCGAAGATCGGCTGGATCGGCTCGATGACCTCGCTGATCGTCCCGGCCGCGGCCAACGCGTTCGGCATCTTCTGGATGCGCCAGTACATGAAGGGCGCCATCCACGACGAACTGCTCGACGCCTCCCGGCTCGACGGAGCCGGATTCCTGCGCCAGTACTGGCACGTGGCGCTGCCGGTGGTCCGCCCGGGTCTGGCCTTCCTCGGCATCTTCACCTTCATGGGCCAGTGGAACGACTACGCCTGGCCCCTGATCGCGCTGACCGACCCGGACAACGTGACCCTCCAGGTGGCCCTGTCCCAGCTCAACGGCAGCCACGGCACGACCGACTACGGAATGGTGATGACCGGCGCGCTGCTGGCCCTCGTCCCGCTGCTGATCGTCTTCGCGATCGGCGCCCGCCAGATCATCGGCGACCTCGGCAAGGGAGCCATCCGCTGATGGACCCGCTACGGGCGCTGCGTCCCTGGGAGGCACCCGAGGTGACCTCCTGGGGGCGGCTGGCGATGTCCGGTGTCGACCGGCGCCACCCCTCCCTCTCCCTGGACGGCGACTGGCACTTCCAGCTGCTGCCGTCGCCCGACGCGCCGGTGGGCGAGACGTGGTCGACGGCCCACGTCCCCGGAGCCTGGACCCTCCAGGACACCGACGACCTGCCGCACTACACCAATGTGCGGATGCCGTTCGCGGAGTTCCCGCCCCACTCCCCCGCCGCCAACCCGACCGGGGTGTACGAGCGGACGGTGGACGTGCCCGCCGAGTGGGCCGGGCGGCGGATCGTGCTCCAGGTGGGCGCGGCCGAGAGCGTGCTGCTGGTGCAGGTGGACGGCCGGCCCGTCGGAGTCTCCAAGGACTCGCACCTGGCCGCCGAGTTCGACCTGACGGCCGTGGTGCGCGCCGGTGACCGGGCGGTGCTGCGTCTGACCGTCGTGAAGTGGTCGGACGCCTCCCACCTGGAGGACCAGGACCAGTGGTGGCACGGCGGCATCACCCGCCCGGTGCTGCTGTACGCGACGGACCCGCTGCACCTGGCGGACGTGACCGTGCTGGCCCGGGCCGACGGTGAGCTGCGGGTGGACTGCCGGGTGCGTGACGCGGCCGGCGCGCTGCCCGAGGGCTGGCACGTCAGCGGCGACCTGGACGGCCTGGCGGTCGCCCAGGACACCACGTTCGACCGGGCCAACGCCGAGGACGAGCGGGTCTCCGCCTTCCTCGGCGAGGCCCGGCTGCGGGCGACCGTGCCCGACGTGCGCACCTGGACGGCCGAGACGCCCGAGCTGTACGGGCTGACCGTCCGGCTGCACCGCCCGGACGGGACGGTCGCCGACACCTCGTACCACCGCGTCGGATTCCGCGACGTCGAGATCGCCGGACGGGATCTGCTGATCAACGGCGAGCGGGTGTTCATCCGGGGCGTCAACCGGCACGACTTCCACCCGCTGACCGGCCGGACCGTGTCGCACGACGACATGCGGGCCGACCTCGCGCTGCTCAAGCGCTTCGGCTTCAACGCCGTGCGCACCGCGCACTACCCGAACGACCCCGCCCTGTACGACATCGCCGACGAGTTCGGCCTCTACGTGGTCGACGAGGCGGACATCGAGAGCCACGACCACGCGCACGAGATCGCCGACGACCCGCGCTATCTGAACGCCTTCGTCGACCGGGTCTCCCGGATGGTGCTGCGGGACAAGAACCACCCCTCGGTCATCATCTGGTCGCTGGGCAACGAGTCCGACTACGGCGCGAACCACGACGCGGCGGCCGGCTGGGTGCGCCGGCACGACCCGACCCGGCCGGTGCAGTACGAGGGCGCGGCCAAGCGGGGCTGGGCGGATCCGGACGTCGCCTCGGACATCGCCTGCCCGATGTACGCGCCGCTCGAGGACTGCGTGGCGCACGCGCTCTCCGGCAAGCAGACCAAGCCGCTCATCCAGTGCGAGTACTCCCACGCGATGGGCAACAGCAACGGCACGCTCGCCGACCACTGGGCCGCCATCGAGGCCACACCCGGTCTTCAGGGCGGCTTCATCTGGGAGTTCTGGGACCACGGCATTCTGCAGCGCGTGAGCGACGGAAGACCGGCCGGGCGCGCGGGCGCCGGGCGCTACAGCGACGGCGTCGCCGCGCCCGGCCACCGCTGGGCGTACGGCGGCGACTTCGGCGACACGCCGCACGACGGCGCGTTCATCGCCGACGGCGTGGTGTTCCCGGACCGCACGCCCAAGCCGGTGCTGTACGAGCACCGCGAGATCGCGGCGCCGGTCCGGCTGGAGAGCTTCCGGCACGAGGGGCCGGTCATCGGCAACCACCAGCACTTCCGCGGCCTGGACTGGCTGAGCGGCGAGTGGCTGCTGTCGCTCGCCGACGGACGCACGCTGACGGCGCCGGCCGAACTGCCCGACCTGCGTCCGGGGGAGACGGCCGCCGTACCGCTGCCGCTGGACCTGCCGGACGACGGGGGCGAGGCCTGGCTGACGCTGAGGGTGACCACCGCGCGGGACGAAGCGTGGGCGCCGCGCGGCACGGTGGTGTGTCTGCCCCAGGTGCGGCTCAGGCCGCGGCCCGTGCGCGAGGCCGTCGCCGTGCCCGAGCGGACCGTGGAGGTCGACGCGGACGGACTGCTCGTGCACCCGCTGCTGCGGTCCGCGCCCACCCTGTCCCTGTGGCGGGCCCCCACCGACAACGACGAGCTGGGCGGTATGGCGGACCGCTGGCGGGAGTGGGGCCTTGACGCGCCGGTCCGCCGGCTGGTCGCGGTGCGCCGGGACGGCGCGAGCGTGGGTGTCCTCGCCGAGTACGCCTTCGGGACCGCGGTGGTCCGGCACGAGCAGGTCCTCACCGCGGTCGAGGGCGGCATCCGGGTCGAGGAGACCGCCGAACTGCCCGAGGCGCTGTACGACGTGGCCCGGGTCGGGTCGGTGTTCGAGACGGTGGCCGGGCCGGAGCTGCTGGACTGGTTCGGGCCGGGGCCCTGGGAGTCGTATCCGGACCGCGCCACCGCGCCGGTCGGCCATCACTCGCTCCCCGTGGACGACCTGTTCACCCCCTATCTGCGTCCGCAGGAGAGCGGCGGCCGGCACGGCGTGCGGCACTTCACGCTGTCCGCGCCGGACGCGACGGGGCTGGCCGTCCGACTGGACCGGCCCAGCCAGGTGTCCGTCACCCGGTACCGTGCCGCGGACCTCGCCGCCGCCGCGCACCACGACGAACTCGTCCCGCGCGAGGGCTGCGTCGTGCACATCGACGCCGCCCACCGGGGCCTGGGCACCGCCTCGTGCGGGCCCGACACCTTCGCGTCGTACCTCGTCCCGACCGGCACGCACCGCTGGGGCTGGATCCTGCGGGCTCTGTGACGGCCCGCCCCCGGCGAGCCGGCCCGCCTCACGGCGACGCGGGCCGGCTCGCCGCCGGCGGGCCGAGGGACGGGTTGTTCGCCGAGGTCCGGCCGTTCCGGATCACCCTCGGCTCGGACCCCCGTCGGATCGCCTTCGACACCTGGAAGAACGGTGACCGGCCGTCAGCCGGAACCCGCACGACACGGCCATGCCGGGGCCCCGGTCACCCGGGATCCCGGGCCCGGCACCGGCGCTGCTGCCGCCCCGGCTTCGCCGACGTGGTCCGAGCCGGACGGCGCGGCACATTTCCCCCTTCAGCACTTGAACTCTCGTACCCCGTAAGGACTTTCTCGGCTGCACCTCTTGACGGCGGCAGTACCCGGGAGCACATTGGCCGCGCAGCCATCGTTTGAGAGCGCTCTCAAGACCGTACGGCGCTCCCGGACCGGTATCCGTGCACCCACACCCGTACCGAGAGGCAATCCGATGAGTGAACCCTCCGGCACTCCCGGCAGACGAGGGTCCGTCAGACGGGCCCTGGTCGCCGTGCTCAGCACGCTGGGCCTCGCGGCGGTCGCCGCCACGGCCGTGACGCCGTCGGCGACCGCCGCCGCGCCGACTCCCCCGTCCGGCTGGACCCAGGTCTTCGTCGACGACTTCAACGGCTCCGCGGGCAGCGGCGTCAACACCTCCGACTGGCAGTACGCGACCGGGACCTCTTACCCGGGCGGCCCCGCCAACTGGGGCACCGGCGAGATCGAGACGATGACGTCGAGCACGAACAACGTGGCGCTCGACGGCAGCGGCAACCTGCGCATCACGCCGCGGCGCGACTCGGCCGGCAACTGGACCTCCGGCCGCATCGAGACCAGGCGCACCGACTTCGAGCCCCCGGCGGGCGGCCGGCTCCGGGTCGAGGCCCGTATCCAGATGCCGAACGTCACCGGCACCGCCGCCCGCGGCTACTGGCCCGCCTTCTGGATGCTCGGTGCCCCTTACCGCGGCAACTACTGGAACTGGCCGGCCGTCGGCGAACTGGACATCCTGGAGAACGTCCAGGGCCTGAACACCGTCTGGGCGACGATGCACTGCGGCACCTCACCCGGCGGTCCCTGCAACGAGACCACCGGCCTGGGCGGTTCCACGGCCTGTCCCGGCAGCACGTGCCAGTCCGGCTTCCACACCTACCGGATGGAGTGGGACCGCTCGACGAGCGTGGAGGAGATCCGCTTCTACGTCGACGACGTCAACTACCACACCGTGCGCGAGAACCAGGTCGACGCCACGACCTGGTCGAACGCCACCGACCACGGCTTCTACATCATCCTGAACGTCGCGATGGGCGGCGGATTCGTCAACGCCTTCGGCGGCGGCCCGGACGGCGCCACGGTGCCGGGAATCCCCATGGTCGTCGACTACGTGCAGGTGCTGTCGGCCGGTGGGGGCGGTACCACGCCGCCCCCCACCGGCAGCCGTGACGCCTACGGCGCCATCCAGGCGGAGTCGTTCGACGGCCAGTCCGGCACGCTGACCGAGGGCACCTCCGACTCGGGCGGCGGCCAGAACATCGGCGCGCTGGCCAACGGCGACTGGGCCCTGTACCGGGGTGTCGACTTCGGCTCCGGGTCCGCCACCCAGTTCAACGCCCGGGTGGCCAGCGGTGCGGGCGCGGGCGTGAGCGGTCTGGTCGAGGTACGCCTGGACAGCCGTTCCAACGCGCCGGTCGGAAGCTTCTCCGTCGGCAACACGGGCGGCTGGCAGTCCTGGCGGACCGTCCCGGCGAACATCAGCTCCGTCACGGGCAAGCACGATGTGTACCTGACCTTCACCAGTGGTCAGCCGGCCGACTTCGTGAACGTGAACTGGTTCAGCTTCGGCCGCTGACCCGCACCTTCCCCACCGTGGAACAGTGCGCCCCGGCCGGTCCGGGGCGCACGCGGTTCTCCGGCCCGGCGGGGGCGCCGGCCGCCTGCCGGTCCAGCCCCGGCCGCGCTCCGCCGACCGGCCCCGGACCTCAGACCTCGGGCCCGCCGAGGTCCTGGCGCAGTTCCGCCCGGAAGGCGGCCGGTGTCGTGTCCGCGTGCTGGTGGAAGAACTTGGAGAAGTTCGCCGCGTCCGGGAAGCCGACTGCGGCGCCGACCCGTCCGATGGTCCGGTCGCTGTGGGCAAGGAGGCGTTTGGCCTCCAGGACCACCCGCTTGTCGATGAAGGCCTTCGGCGTGTCACCGGTCGCGGCGCGCACCGCGCGGACCAGGGTGCGCCGGGAGTAGCCGAGGGCTTCGGCGTAGGCGCTGACGCTGTGGTTGGTGGCGAAACCCCGCTCCACCGCGTCGCGGAACAGGGTGAACGTGGTGTCCGCCTGCCGCCCGGCCTCCTCGGCCGAGCTCGCCGCGAGATGGGCGAGGCGCAGCAGGAACGCGGACAGGGAGTGGCGCAGGACGGCCGTGTGCAGGCTGAGCGGGAGGGTCGCCGTGTCCTCGTACTCGTCCTGGAGGTGCGCGAGGGCGGCACGCAGGGCGGTGAGCCGGGGTTCGTCGGGGCGCAGCAGCGGCGGCAGGTCGTAGCGGTACAGGCCGGTCGCCTCGACCGTGGCACGGGGCAGGAATCCGGGCTGCATGCTCAGGACGGTTCCGCGGTACTCGCTGCTCGCCGTGAAGCGGTGCACCTGGCCCGGGCGGATCCACAGCACGTCGCCGGCGCTCGCCTCGTACTCGGTGAAGTCGATCATGTGGCGGACCGGACCGCCGCTGAAGAACATCACGATGTGGAAGTCGATGCGGTGGATGCGGTCCGGTGGAGCCTCGGCGCACCAGGCGTCGCGGTCGCCCATCGGGCCTATCTGCATGCCGACGCCGCTGAGGCCGCGGTCGGCCGGAAAGGCGAACGTCCGGATGCCGTCGCCGTCGTCGCCGTCTTCGTCGAACCTGTCCGCCATCTCCGCCACACCCATGTCTGTCACACCTGTCACGCCTGTCAGGTCACAGTTGCGCCGGACCGGCCCCAGCGGGCCGGTCCTCGTCGGTCTGTGTCCCACTTTCACCACAGGCTGACACACCTCGACCTTCCCGCAAAAAAGTCAGACTTTTAAGGTCGAACACGTCCGACCAGCGGAAACGCCGGTTCAGTTGACCTTTTGAAGAGGACTGCCTACAGATGAGCACGCAGACACCCGACCGTCCGGAGTGGACCGACCTCGACCGGCGTGCCGTCGACACCGCCCGGCTGCTGGCGGCCGACGCCGTGCAGAAGGTCGGGAACGGGCACCCCGGCACCGCGATGAGCCTCGCCCCGGCGGCGTACACGATCTTTCAGAAGGTGATGAGGCACGACCCCGCCGATCCGGAGTGGGCGGGCCGTGACCGCTTCGTCCTCTCCCCCGGGCACACCTCGCTGACCCTGTACACACAGCTCTACCTCGCCGGGTACGAGCTGGGGCTGGACGACCTCAAGGCGTTCCGCACCCACGGTTCGAGGACGCCGGGCCACCCGGAGTACGGGCACACCGCGGGCGTCGAGACCACCACCGGCCCGCTCGGCCAGGGCGTCGCCAACGCGGTCGGCATGGCGATGGCCGCCCGCTACGAACGCGGCCTGTTCGACCCGGACGCGCCGGCCGGCGCATCGCCCTTCGACCACACCGTCTGGGCGATCGTCTCCGACGGCGACCTGGAGGAGGGCGTCTCCGCCGAGGCCTCCTCCCTGGCCGGCCACCAGAAGCTCGGCAACCTCGTCTTCCTCTACGACGACAACCACATCTCCATCGAGGGCGACACCGCGACCGCGTTCTCCGAGGACGTCCTCAAGCGGTACGAGGCGTACGGCTGGCACACGCAGCGCGTCGAGCCCGCCGAGAGCGGCGACATCGACGTGCCCGCGCTGTACGAGGCGCTCCGGGCGGCGCAGGCCGAGACCGGCCGCCCCTCCATCGTCGCGCTGCGCACGATCATCGCCTGGCCCGCGCCGAACGCCCAGAACACCGAGGCCTCGCACGGCTCCGCCCTCGGCGACGAGGAGATCGCGGCCACCAAGCGCGTCCTCGGCTTCGACCCGGAGCGGACCTTCGAGGTCTCCGGCGAGGTCCTCGCCCACACCCGCCGGGCACTGGACCGGGGCGCCGAGGCGCACGCCGCCTGGGACCGCCGGATCGCCGAGTGGCGCCTCGCCCGGCCGGAGCGCGCCGCCGAGTTCGACCGCATCAGCAGGGGCGAGCTGCCCACCGGGTGGGAGGAGAAGCTCCCCGTCTTCGAGCCCGGCAAGGCGGTCGCCACCCGCGCCGCCTCCGGCAAGGTGCTCCAGGCGCTCGGCCCGGTCGTCCCGGAGCTGTGGGGCGGATCGGCCGACCTGGCCGGCTCCAACAACACGACCATCGACAAGTCCTCGTCCTTCCTGCCCGAGGGCAATCCGCTGCCCGAGGCCGACCCGTACGGCCGCACGGTGCACTTCGGCATCCGCGAGTTCTCGATGGCGGCCGAGATGAACGGCATCGCGCTGCACGGCAACACCCGCATCTACGGCGGCACCTTCCTGGTGTTCTCCGACTACATGCGCAACGCCGTCCGGATGTCCGCGCTGATGCAGCTTCCGGTGACCTACGTCTGGACGCACGACTCCATCGGTCTCGGCGAGGACGGCCCGACCCACCAGCCGGTCGAGCACCTGGCCTCGCTGCGCGCCATCCCGGGCCTGAACATCGTCCGTCCGGCCGACGCCAACGAGACCGCGATCGCCTGGGCCGAGATCCTCAAGCGGCACTCCACCCACCCCGCGCCGCACGGCCTCGCCCTCACCCGACAGGGCGTACCGACGTACGAGCCCAACGCGGACGCGGCCCGCGGCGGTTACGTCCTGTTCGACTCCTCCACGCCGGTCCCGGACGTGGTCCTCATCGCCACCGGCTCCGAGGTGCAGCTCGCCGTGGCCGCCCGTGAGCGGCTGGAGGCCGAGGGAATCGGCGCCCGGGTGGTGTCGATGCCGTCCGTGGAGTGGTTCGAGGAGCAGTCCCCGGAGTACCGCGACAGTGTCCTTCCGCCGTCCGTGAAGGCGCGTGTGGCTGTCGAGGCGGGAGTGGGCCTGACGTGGTACCGGTTCGTAGGTGACGCAGGACGCATCGTCTCCCTCGAACACTTCGGCGCCTCCGCCGATGCGAAGACCCTGTTCGCCGAGTTCGGCTTCACCGCCGAGAACGTCACCGCCGCAGCCCGGGAATCGCTCGCTGCCGCGCGTGGTTGATCCGATCGCCAGAAAGAAGATGATCACTGTGACCGAAGCATCCGCCACCGCGGGAGCCCTCAAGCGCCTCTCCGACGAAGGCGTGTCGATCTGGCTGGACGACCTGTCGCGCAGCCGGATCGCCTCCGGCAACCTGGCCGAGCTCGTCGAGACCCGGCACGTCGTCGGCGTCACCACCAACCCGTCCATCTTCCAGGCCGCCATCGGGTCCGGTGAGGGCTACCAGGAGCAGCTCGCCGACCTCGCCGTCCGGGGCGTCACGGTCGACGAGGCCGTCCGGATGATGACGACCGCCGACGTCCGCGCCGCCGCCGACGTCCTGCGCCCGGTGTACGACGCCACCGGCGGCCGGGACGGCCGGGTCTCCATCGAGGTCGACCCCCGCCTGGCCCACGACACCACGGCCACCGTCGCCGAGGCCAGGCAGCTCGCCTGGCTGGTCGACCGGCCCAACGTGATGATCAAGATCCCGGCGACCGAGGCCGGTCTGCCGGCGATCACCGAGGTCATCGGTGCCGGCATCAGCGTCAACGTCACGCTGATCTTCTCGCTGGAGCGCTACCGGGAGGTGATGGACGCCTACCTGGCCGGCCTGGAGAAGGCGCAGGCGGCGGGCCTGGACCTGTCGGCCGTCCACTCCGTGGCGTCCTTCTTCGTCTCCCGCGTCGACAGCGAGATCGACAAGCGCCTGACGCTGCTGGGCACCGACGAGGCCCTGGCGCTCAAGGGCCGGGCGGCGCTCGCCAACGCGCGGCTCGCCTACGAGGCGTACGAGCAG
Coding sequences:
- a CDS encoding glycoside hydrolase family 2 TIM barrel-domain containing protein, translated to MDPLRALRPWEAPEVTSWGRLAMSGVDRRHPSLSLDGDWHFQLLPSPDAPVGETWSTAHVPGAWTLQDTDDLPHYTNVRMPFAEFPPHSPAANPTGVYERTVDVPAEWAGRRIVLQVGAAESVLLVQVDGRPVGVSKDSHLAAEFDLTAVVRAGDRAVLRLTVVKWSDASHLEDQDQWWHGGITRPVLLYATDPLHLADVTVLARADGELRVDCRVRDAAGALPEGWHVSGDLDGLAVAQDTTFDRANAEDERVSAFLGEARLRATVPDVRTWTAETPELYGLTVRLHRPDGTVADTSYHRVGFRDVEIAGRDLLINGERVFIRGVNRHDFHPLTGRTVSHDDMRADLALLKRFGFNAVRTAHYPNDPALYDIADEFGLYVVDEADIESHDHAHEIADDPRYLNAFVDRVSRMVLRDKNHPSVIIWSLGNESDYGANHDAAAGWVRRHDPTRPVQYEGAAKRGWADPDVASDIACPMYAPLEDCVAHALSGKQTKPLIQCEYSHAMGNSNGTLADHWAAIEATPGLQGGFIWEFWDHGILQRVSDGRPAGRAGAGRYSDGVAAPGHRWAYGGDFGDTPHDGAFIADGVVFPDRTPKPVLYEHREIAAPVRLESFRHEGPVIGNHQHFRGLDWLSGEWLLSLADGRTLTAPAELPDLRPGETAAVPLPLDLPDDGGEAWLTLRVTTARDEAWAPRGTVVCLPQVRLRPRPVREAVAVPERTVEVDADGLLVHPLLRSAPTLSLWRAPTDNDELGGMADRWREWGLDAPVRRLVAVRRDGASVGVLAEYAFGTAVVRHEQVLTAVEGGIRVEETAELPEALYDVARVGSVFETVAGPELLDWFGPGPWESYPDRATAPVGHHSLPVDDLFTPYLRPQESGGRHGVRHFTLSAPDATGLAVRLDRPSQVSVTRYRAADLAAAAHHDELVPREGCVVHIDAAHRGLGTASCGPDTFASYLVPTGTHRWGWILRAL
- a CDS encoding helix-turn-helix domain-containing protein, with the translated sequence MADRFDEDGDDGDGIRTFAFPADRGLSGVGMQIGPMGDRDAWCAEAPPDRIHRIDFHIVMFFSGGPVRHMIDFTEYEASAGDVLWIRPGQVHRFTASSEYRGTVLSMQPGFLPRATVEATGLYRYDLPPLLRPDEPRLTALRAALAHLQDEYEDTATLPLSLHTAVLRHSLSAFLLRLAHLAASSAEEAGRQADTTFTLFRDAVERGFATNHSVSAYAEALGYSRRTLVRAVRAATGDTPKAFIDKRVVLEAKRLLAHSDRTIGRVGAAVGFPDAANFSKFFHQHADTTPAAFRAELRQDLGGPEV
- the tkt gene encoding transketolase — its product is MSTQTPDRPEWTDLDRRAVDTARLLAADAVQKVGNGHPGTAMSLAPAAYTIFQKVMRHDPADPEWAGRDRFVLSPGHTSLTLYTQLYLAGYELGLDDLKAFRTHGSRTPGHPEYGHTAGVETTTGPLGQGVANAVGMAMAARYERGLFDPDAPAGASPFDHTVWAIVSDGDLEEGVSAEASSLAGHQKLGNLVFLYDDNHISIEGDTATAFSEDVLKRYEAYGWHTQRVEPAESGDIDVPALYEALRAAQAETGRPSIVALRTIIAWPAPNAQNTEASHGSALGDEEIAATKRVLGFDPERTFEVSGEVLAHTRRALDRGAEAHAAWDRRIAEWRLARPERAAEFDRISRGELPTGWEEKLPVFEPGKAVATRAASGKVLQALGPVVPELWGGSADLAGSNNTTIDKSSSFLPEGNPLPEADPYGRTVHFGIREFSMAAEMNGIALHGNTRIYGGTFLVFSDYMRNAVRMSALMQLPVTYVWTHDSIGLGEDGPTHQPVEHLASLRAIPGLNIVRPADANETAIAWAEILKRHSTHPAPHGLALTRQGVPTYEPNADAARGGYVLFDSSTPVPDVVLIATGSEVQLAVAARERLEAEGIGARVVSMPSVEWFEEQSPEYRDSVLPPSVKARVAVEAGVGLTWYRFVGDAGRIVSLEHFGASADAKTLFAEFGFTAENVTAAARESLAAARG
- a CDS encoding carbohydrate ABC transporter permease → MATVPVVDRPPAPVAEAPVVHPKKGILSHWRLYAAISPFYLLFLAFGLVPVGFSLFLSFHRWDGLGSMEWAGLSQYKYLLADADFWSSIGNTLIIWALATFPMIFLAMVTAVMLNSAVRFKNVYRFAYFLPNVTSIVAVAIIFGSVFSTNFGLMNALLQAVGLDQVAWLNTPWGIKVAVATLMTWQWTGYNAIIFLAGLQTVPGELYEAARMDGAGPVQTFFRITLPLMRPVLLFVLVVSTITGLQSFAEPQVLLQTNTNESAFAGGPDHAGRTMVLYFFQQTFDNNDFGYGAAVAWGIFLVVVLFSIINWRLVQRRGEE
- a CDS encoding ABC transporter substrate-binding protein, which translates into the protein MLLSRRGLLRAGLAGSAAMALGGLTSGCAVPTGSTGRNMVLWYWSGGLSDTVVEKAKARYDDTVTLEAQQIGGYYRSKLITTLAGRAHIPDIAGLKGEDMASYLPNADQFVDLRTLGADRLKSRYLDWKWQQAVAPDGSLIGLPIDVGPVVHYYQSAVFEKAGLPSEPDDVSAELGTWESFFAAGEQLKKRIPGTFILTDVGSVFEMSIGQGTDRFVDEDRNFIGDQEHVRACWDRAVEAKRRGIVSDIVTGTPDSIAATVKGRLPSQLNASWAAGDLKLQFPKTEGRWRVANCPGGPSNVGGSFLAITKACREPERAFEIITWMLSPENQAHGFVEAGLFPSTPASYAMSKLREPDPFFGDQITMDVYGPAAEQIPVAHNSPYDIALGQPIRDEIKNVGVLGKDPEKAWRDAMSKCRRIADHLGVNL
- a CDS encoding glycoside hydrolase family 16 protein, which produces MSEPSGTPGRRGSVRRALVAVLSTLGLAAVAATAVTPSATAAAPTPPSGWTQVFVDDFNGSAGSGVNTSDWQYATGTSYPGGPANWGTGEIETMTSSTNNVALDGSGNLRITPRRDSAGNWTSGRIETRRTDFEPPAGGRLRVEARIQMPNVTGTAARGYWPAFWMLGAPYRGNYWNWPAVGELDILENVQGLNTVWATMHCGTSPGGPCNETTGLGGSTACPGSTCQSGFHTYRMEWDRSTSVEEIRFYVDDVNYHTVRENQVDATTWSNATDHGFYIILNVAMGGGFVNAFGGGPDGATVPGIPMVVDYVQVLSAGGGGTTPPPTGSRDAYGAIQAESFDGQSGTLTEGTSDSGGGQNIGALANGDWALYRGVDFGSGSATQFNARVASGAGAGVSGLVEVRLDSRSNAPVGSFSVGNTGGWQSWRTVPANISSVTGKHDVYLTFTSGQPADFVNVNWFSFGR
- a CDS encoding carbohydrate ABC transporter permease — protein: MATIKGSRRRGLALHAVLVIGLLISAFPFYWAVIMSTHTSTEIFSYPPKLLPGPHFLENVRNLFDNIDFFGSMFNSLLVATCVTVLVLFFDSLAAFVFAKFEFPGRNALFGLLMVIFMVPAQLAAIPQFVIMAKIGWIGSMTSLIVPAAANAFGIFWMRQYMKGAIHDELLDASRLDGAGFLRQYWHVALPVVRPGLAFLGIFTFMGQWNDYAWPLIALTDPDNVTLQVALSQLNGSHGTTDYGMVMTGALLALVPLLIVFAIGARQIIGDLGKGAIR
- the tal gene encoding transaldolase; the protein is MITVTEASATAGALKRLSDEGVSIWLDDLSRSRIASGNLAELVETRHVVGVTTNPSIFQAAIGSGEGYQEQLADLAVRGVTVDEAVRMMTTADVRAAADVLRPVYDATGGRDGRVSIEVDPRLAHDTTATVAEARQLAWLVDRPNVMIKIPATEAGLPAITEVIGAGISVNVTLIFSLERYREVMDAYLAGLEKAQAAGLDLSAVHSVASFFVSRVDSEIDKRLTLLGTDEALALKGRAALANARLAYEAYEQVFSGERWLALSGSRANKQRPLWASTGVKDPAYKDTLYVEDLVAPGTVNTMPEGTLNATADHGRIHGDTVTGGYAQARADLAAVERLGISYDEVVQQLEDEGVAKFETAWQDLLDAVTKSLNGKGVDGE